A single region of the Montipora capricornis isolate CH-2021 chromosome 13, ASM3666992v2, whole genome shotgun sequence genome encodes:
- the LOC138029220 gene encoding putative leucine-rich repeat-containing protein DDB_G0290503 isoform X2 produces the protein MEKSNNSLKMADSLQDTNNNLIFMEDRSGRSKDVKTFDDKDNDQIANLEMHIKELTEQNMTLKDKLTESREDGKKMEWELLRSRERCQELEKSKNVDIEMNENIVKKLQQEKGELDKEVQALTKDLVSFNSGYDVNTIDLIRELSQTKQEIQESRENCKSLEEQNNSLKKDLQEVTKRIETMQGEYEAEKESGWKNGSLLRKLDLIREQLKGYRENVSGLENEVQFYKDKFDFCSNELETKKRQMEEMKESYDVMSKDKLRLEGQLSQSQIELEKSEANLDDLEAENQLFKKRIEELEKETCNLGNDSAKQTEVLSKANKRDVESLDDVLFLRQLVEDLEKELLFVSRKLSDVEADNYGNQIQVQQLNLQLRESLDKITEMESRPAGAEIGEPVNHHAELQQAKRQAQEARFQLRRKEKENKELETKLKETLEQMHKMEVQTNLGEMQRSQLTERLENEREKLLKLQDDFKAYKKTISEQMSSEEFYKQELSNKDAIIAEQKIKAADTELKYHDLSERYNEMKDLHEQHEKEIQEFEDGLLATQKDMADMQRGVTLAESEKQELKQQMLTANKSIADLNSQLRSAEQGVKEKDNEIALVTQRLTRMKEDLKEAVKSKSDLERQIHDSRSNAEKRVNDDDVMQNQIEELQRTCEELRQQLAEKELVVERLKDDKSSLETDLSAVTTELSYNESLNETSADELKRIVVKLKSSEDEITRLTELSEKALQHKGTLEIELSVAHKKIESMEENMKENDEKENNLVKTLQEERKHFVNKEADMASCRSKIASLELQQENVVKENDDLRRKNEELEAKVTALRNQLDEIFNSRDQTMRRKMELEEMVLEIRQDLEESTKAKSQQEEEVQNLSGKMPTYEAQIQALKRQHEELKEKIVEANIQAANQKDELMKLEIAATEHQRIRESAQSCLEQKSKDSEDMQNTIKGLQAELNEVKNDLLTSKMSHEFALDENNRLARKVQEQETKMEHCHKRVSEANEEKIKINAELEAQAAKLNSLNLKLSAAARDKDRCKNELQVVEKKLQKIQEEFLQSQNQVREKERIVQSYKVEIGEKDNQIEQLKSAKASVDEKNLTLKKELQTTAFCYEASESKLKATQGEISCLKRKLDQYETTVDNLLKERDTYNKGNEDFSNQQSNVFLEKNRERQAALEKEIASNNATISKLEHDLKISRQDCLDSQTELSQCRRRLEDLKASNEVCDRERRALREESLEVNKKRSDRERKDENETKGNLALQCQLEDSTKMRDSNRNEIVKLSKQCVEQKSGLDAAKKEIEQKNCQIHELKADKAHLEEKSAELRGHLTAAIGECEKLRGCQQQLQDEIIAQQKSASDVNDRLHKVIKSERDAQDELKLKNSEIESLNDEIAQVNNDSNELKYKERQLQNILNKQQEDLVAANKQLTELHDELLHNKKELRSNENELKDLKDDNCALKEELDQNKDALRRLKIEFQSVQENTAVVNLSLLQSNLYEKDDLAEESEFLQMKHNLKKAEENLQKSMERENSLQDELENLKNTTGQLQDNLQSLKEREGGLKERNEDAEREVLNTKSDLKKSKERLNAVTSQLEIVQKKKEQLETQNNRLEGAKSQLMEELRDERAKTRKAEDELLEAQCKLQELQTEWDHLEKEAECKTAALDTAKSEKKCLEKDAQTLRDELSSTHSLMNSTLKKNRELDAENFQLKRTIADHQTKRGGHDEPQVELSKVAIQHHKLTKDLQLQIHQKQKEISSLKEQLENVNQKLTSAKDDYEELLDDLKERVENFKKLVSEKEARVVLLDNAKTNLEADLKTEALKRKELQDEFDKDERRLNGIIQEKDNRINELEYGLTKLNERIKKLQADRTEMKASSIELESLLQEAQKEIKRLNNEIMSQSPLIAALRAKNAGLDEEKQRLKDDLNKSKRQCSEQVIQLDALKHENERLQEELNEAITPRSSPVKKTPIWRQDSVEPDLNNHKKLLEIESAYRDVILEKEDAEDKNRGLREKCEELDQELSESLTTKDYLEKDNACKDRRIKELEDLLHKSEHSAQLERNELQAAEKAKNDMELELKSTQDAIRGLEECNTAYEETIKQLEDRVAEIQQNNVRLENALEDSQRKLSSQMKQLSEMQKKVSDSETTRQSNASTKDELMRDLQSSKNKIATLEDQLCTSARDQAKASLAVKEMAEKNAQLKKELQQLQSRLKEESYDREMERKDMREKDEALKNIQRQNRELESEISESTKEMNEKTTELLTLLNKQEETQEELEALQRQNSELESSWMQEKGENEKLRLEISASRKLHSDLKIAYDNILDEINSSQEEIDEKDLKKLAEVQKLTVEKEQLNKEIERLNKKVTALKENNEKMQKEKKDVEQKLKMVKQRMSVLEAGANTIDTIKTLQVELEESKEKINDLNAMYEAVKIERVNLRSEKTKPISPRPTSAYLDSLVQKSRIEEHSLAQQDMIDAQARASLLGQKLRVARKRLEGLKTSPLNSTSEADNGSTEDGEVSEVFCEEVEEMGQL, from the exons ATggaaaaaagtaataatagcCTTAAGATGGCTGATAGTCTTCAAGACACCAATAACAACCTAATCTTTATGGAGGATAGAAGCGGGAGAAGTAAAGACGTGAAAACATTTGACGACAAGGATAATGACCAG ATTGCCAATCTGGAGATGCACATCAAGGAACTCACGGAACAGAATATGACACTGAAGGATAAATTAACAGAGTCCAGAGAAGATGGTAAAAAGATGGAATGGGAGCTTCTTAGAAGCCGGGAAAGGTGCCAGGAGCTCGAGAAATCGAAAAATGTTGACAtagaaatgaatgaaaacatCGTAAAGAAATTACAACAAGAAAAGGGCGAATTAGACAAGGAGGTGCAAGCTCTGACGAAAGACCTTGTCAGTTTTAATAGCGGTTATGATGTTAATACAATTGACTTGATCAGGGAACTTTCACAaacaaagcaagaaattcagGAGAGTAGGGAAAATTGTAAATCGCTTGAGGAACAGAACAACTCGTTGAAGAAAGATTTGCAAGAGGTTACGAAAAGGATAGAAACGATGCAAGGCGAATATGAAGCAGAAAAAGAGAGCGGGTGGAAAAACGGATCCCTGCTTCGTAAGTTGGATCTCATCCGAGAGCAGCTTAAAGGTTATCGCGAAAACGTCTCTGGACTGGAAAACGAAGTTCAGTTTTATAAGGACAAATTCGATTTTTGCAGCAACGAACTAGAGACCAAGAAAAGGCAGATGGaggagatgaaagaaagttatGATGTCATGTCTAAAGACAAGTTGAGACTAGAAGGACAACTGTCACAAAGTCAAATTGAACTGGAAAAATCGGAAGCGAATTTGGATGATTTAGAAGCAGAAAACCAGCTATTCAAAAAGCGAATTGAAGAACTCGAAAAGGAGACATGCAATCTGGGAAATGACAGTGCCAAACAGACAGAAGTTCTCTCCAAAGCAAATAAACGAGATGTAGAATCGTTGGATGATGTTTTGTTTCTCCGACAATTAGTTGAAGATTTGGAGAAGGAGCTGTTGTTCGTCAGTCGAAAGCTCTCCGATGTTGAGGCTGATAACTATGGCAACCAAATACAGGTGCAACAACTGAACTTGCAGCTGAGGGAATCGCTGGACAAAATCACAGAGATGGAGTCACGCCCAGCGGGCGCAGAGATTGGAGAACCAGTAAATCATCATGCAGAGCTACAACAAGCCAAGAGACAAGCACAGGAAGCTCGCTTCCAACTgcgaagaaaggaaaaagagaataAAGAGCTGGAGACAAAGTTAAAGGAAACACTGGAACAAATGCACAAGATGGAAGTTCAAACAAATCTCGGCGAAATGCAAAGATCCCAACTGACAGAGCGACTCGAAAATGAGAGAgaaaagttgttaaaattgcaaGACGATTTCAAAGCCTACAAGAAAACTATATCGGAACAAATGTCAAGCGAAGAGTTTTACAAACAAGAACTTTCTAACAAGGATGCCATTATTGCTGAGCAGAAGATCAAAGCTGCCGACACGGAGTTGAAATATCATGATCTAAGTGAACGATATAACGAAATGAAAGATTTACATGAACAGCATGAGAAAGAAATCCAAGAATTTGAAGATGGTTTGTTAGCAACTCAAAAAGACATGGCAGATATGCAAAGAGGGGTAACGCTGGCAGAGAGTGAAAAGCAGGAGTTGAAACAGCAAATGCTGACGGCGAACAAGAGCATTGCTGATTTAAATTCCCAGCTTCGGAGCGCCGAGCAGGGCGTTAAGGAAAAAGACAACGAGATTGCTTTGGTGACACAACGATTGACAAGAATGAAGGAGGATCTAAAAGAGGCAGTGAAAAGCAAGTCCGATTTGGAGCGTCAAATCCACGACAGTAGATCAAATGCGGAAAAAAgggttaatgatgatgatgtcatgCAGAACCAAATCGAAGAACTTCAACGAACGTGCGAGGAACTAAGGCAACAGCTCGCAGAGAAAGAGCTTGTCGTTGAACGACTCAAAGACGACAAGAGCTCGCTAGAAACCGACCTAAGTGCAGTTACAACGGAGCTCTCTTACAACGAGTCTTTGAATGAGACAAGTGCGGATGAACTAAAGAGAATCGTTGTAAAGCTTAAGAGCAGTGAAGACGAAATCACACGTCTAACAGAGTTGAGCGAAAAGGCACTTCAACACAAAGGAACTCTTGAAATCGAATTGTCAGTGGCCCACAAGAAGATAGAATCAATGGAAGAGAATATGAAGGAGAATGACGAGAAGGAGAATAATTTAGTGAAGACCCTTCAAGAAGAACGCAAGCATTTTGTGAACAAAGAAGCAGACATGGCCTCCTGTCGGTCCAAAATTGCGTCACTTGAGTTACAACAAGAGAATGTTGTAAAAGAAAATGATGATCTTCGGCGCAAAAACGAAGAACTTGAGGCAAAAGTAACAGCGTTAAGAAATCAACTGGACGAGATTTTCAATTCAAGGGACCAGACGATGAGGAGAAAGATGGAATTGGAGGAAATGGTGTTGGAAATTCGACAAGACCTTGAAGAATCTACCAAGGCCAAATCACAACAGGAGGAAGAAGTACAGAATCTATCTGGCAAAATGCCCACTTATGAGGCGCAGATTCAGGCTTTGAAGAGACAACATGAAGAACTAAAGGAGAAAATCGTCGAGGCAAACATTCAAGCTGCCAACCAGAAAGACGAACTTATGAAATTGGAAATTGCAGCAACAGAACACCAAAGGATACGAGAGTCGGCCCAGTCTTGCTTGGAGCAGAAGAGCAAGGACTCTGAGGATATGCAAAACACGATAAAAGGTTTACAAGCTGagttgaatgaagtgaaaaatgATTTGTTAACAAGTAAAATGTCCCACGAGTTTGCTCTTGACGAAAACAACAGGTTAGCGAGAAAGGTACAAGAACAGGAAACTAAAATGGAACACTGTCATAAGCGAGTCTCCGAAGCTAACGAAGAAAAAATTAAGATAAACGCTGAATTAGAAGCTCAAGCAGCGAAATTGAACAGCTTAAATCTCAAGTTATCAGCTGCAGCAAGAGACAAGGATCGTTGCAAAAATGAGTTGCAGGTTGTAGAAAAGAAGCTGCAGAAAATTCAAGAGGAATTTCTCCAATCTCAAAATCAAGTTCGAGAGAAAGAAAGGATCGTCCAGAGTTACAAGGTAGAAATAGGAGAAAAGGATAACCAGATTGAACAACTTAAAAGCGCGAAGGCATCGGTTGATGAGAAAAATCTAACTTTAAAGAAGGAATTGCAAACTACTGCATTCTGTTACGAGGCCAGTGAGTCAAAGTTGAAAGCTACTCAAGGTGAAATTTCTTGTTTGAAAAGAAAGCTGGATCAGTACGAGACAACCGTGGATAACCTTCTTAAGGAAAGAGATActtacaacaaaggaaatgaggaTTTTTCCAATCAGCAATCCAatgtttttttggaaaaaaacagAGAGCGACAAGCTGCCCTTGAGAAAGAGATAGCAAGTAATAACGCTACAATCTCAAAACTGGAGCACGACCTTAAAATTTCACGCCAAGACTGCCTTGACTCCCAAACTGAACTGTCACAATGTCGAAGACGTCTTGAAGACCTGAAAGCCAGCAACGAAGTGTGTGATAGGGAACGACGGGCTCTACGGGAGGAGTCCCTGGAAGTGAACAAGAAGAGATCAGACCGAGAGAGGAAagatgaaaatgaaacaaaaggtaATTTGGCATTGCAATGCCAGCTAGAGGACTCAACGAAAATGAGAGATTCGAATAGAAATGAGATAGTAAAGCTCAGCAAGCAATGCGTGGAGCAAAAGAGTGGTCTTGATGCAGCAAAGAAAGAGATAGAACAGAAAAATTGTCAGATACATGAGCTGAAGGCTGACAAGGCGCATCTTGAGGAAAAATCCGCGGAGTTACGAGGTCATCTCACTGCTGCCATCGGTGAGTGCGAGAAGCTTCGCGGATGTCAACAGCAACTTCAGGACGAAATCATTGCTCAGCAGAAAAGTGCGTCTGATGTTAATGATCGCCTGCATAAAGTGATCAAGTCCGAGCGTGACGCCCAAGACGAGCTCAAGTTGAAAAACTCGGAGATCGAGTCATTGAATGATGAAATAGCACAAGTCAATAATGACTCAAATGAGTTAAAGTACAAAGAAAGGCAACTGCAAAACATTCTTAATAAGCAACAAGAAGATCTCGTCGCTGCTAACAAGCAACTTACAGAACTTCACGACGAACTGTTGCACAACAAGAAAGAATTAAGAAGCAATGAGAATGAATTGAAAGACTTGAAGGATGACAATTGTGCGTTAAAAGAAGAACTTGATCAGAATAAAGATGCACTGAGGAGGTTGAAAATCGAGTTCCAGTCCGTTCAAGAAAATACGGCTGTTGTTAATTTATCTCTGCTTCAAAGTAACTTGTATGAGAAAGACGATCTTGCAGAGGAGTCAGAATTTCTGCAGATGAAACACAATCTCAAGAAAGCTGAAGAGAATCTTCAGAAGAGTATGGAAAGAGAAAATTCTTTACAGGATGAATTGGAAAATCTAAAGAACACTACTGGCCAGCTTCAGGATAATTTACAGTCATTAAAAGAACGAGAGGGTGGCTTAAAAGAGCGAAACGAGGATGCCGAAAGGGAAGTCCTGAACACTAAAAGTGATTTGAAAAAGTCGAAAGAAAGGTTAAATGCAGTAACTAGCCAATTAGAAATAGTCcagaaaaagaaggaacagcTGGAGACACAAAATAATCGACTAGAGGGAGCCAAGAGTCAGCTCATGGAAGAATTGAGAGACGAACGAGCCAAGACAAGAAAGGCTGAAGATGAACTTCTTGAAGCACAATGCAAGTTGCAAGAGCTGCAAACTGAATGGGACCACCTTGAAAAGGAAGCTGAGTGTAAAACGGCTGCTCTAGACACAGCCAAATcagaaaagaaatgtttagaGAAAGATGCCCAAACGCTTCGAGATGAGTTGTCCTCCACCCACTCTTTGATGAATTCGACTCTCAAGAAAAACCGAGAACTCGATGCAGAAAATTTTCAGTTAAAGAGGACGATAGCAGACCACCAAACAAAAAGAGGTGGACATGACGAACCGCAGGTTGAGCTAAGCAAAGTTGCAATCCAGCATCACAAACTTACCAAAGACCTTCAATTACAAATCCATCAGAAGCAAAAAGAAATTTCTTCATTGAAAGAGCAACTGGAGAACGTGAATCAAAAATTGACCAGTGCTAAAGACGACTATGAAGAACTTCTTGACGATCTCAAAGAAAGAGTTGAGAACTTCAAGAAATTGGTGTCGGAAAAAGAAGCACGTGTTGTACTCTTGGACAATGCAAAAACTAATCTTGAAGCTGATCTTAAGACGGAggctttaaaaagaaaagagctTCAAGATGAGTTTGACAAAGATGAGCGAAGACTTAACGGAATCATCCAAGAGAAAGACAATCGGATTAACGAGCTGGAGTACGGACTAACAAAACTAAATGAGAGAATAAAAAAGTTACAAGCAGATCGAACAGAGATGAAAGCAAGTTCTATTGAGCTCGAAAGTTTACTTCAAGAGGCACAGAAAGAGATTAAAAGACTCAATAATGAAATAATGTCGCAAAGTCCACTGATTGCTGCACTCAGGGCGAAAAATGCAGGGTTAGATGAAGAGAAACAAAGGCTCAAAGACGACTTGAATAAATCGAAGAGGCAATGTTCCGAGCAAGTAATCCAGCTTGATGCATTAAAGCACGAAAATGAAAGATTACAGGAAGAATTAAACGAAGCTATTACTCCCAGAAGTAGCCCTGTAAAGAAGACACCGATTTGGAGACAGGACAGCGTTGAACCTGACTTGAATAACCACAAAAAACTGTTAGAGATCGAAAGTGCTTATCGCGATGTCATACTCGAAAAGGAGGACGCAGAGGACAAGAACAGGGGTCTGAGAGAAAAGTGTGAAGAACTTGATCAAGAACTTTCTGAGTCACTCACAACAAAAGATTACCTGGAAAAGGATAATGCGTGCAAAGACAGACGAATAAAGGAGCTGGAAGATTTGTTGCATAAAAGTGAACACTCAGCACAACTCGAACGGAATGAGTTGCAAGCCGCTGAAAAAGCCAAGAATGACATGGAGTTGGAGTTAAAATCAACCCAAGATGCTATCCGCGGTTTAGAAGAGTGCAACACCGCTTACGAAGAAACAATTAAACAACTGGAGGACAGAGTAGCAGAGATTCAGCAAAATAATGTAAGGTTAGAAAACGCTTTGGAAGATAGCCAACGCAAACTGAGCTCTCAAATGAAACAATTGTCGGAGATGCAGAAGAAGGTGTCTGATTCTGAGACCACGCGGCAGTCAAATGCCAGTACCAAAGATGAACTGATGCGAGATTTGCAATCCAGTAAGAACAAGATTGCAACGCTTGAGGATCAACTGTGCACTTCTGCAAGGGATCAAGCCAAAGCGAGCCTTGCAGTCAAAGAAATGGCTGAGAAAAATGCACAGCTCAAAAAGGAATTGCAACAATTGCAGAGCCGCTTGAAGGAGGAGAGCTACGATCGTGAGATGGAAAGAAAAGACATGCGTGAAAAAGACGAGGCACTGAAAAACATTCAGAGACAGAACCGCGAGCTTGAGAGCGAAATATCCGAGTCAACCAAAGAGATGAACGAAAAGACAACTGAATTATTAACCTTGTTAAATAAGCAAGAAGAAACACAAGAAGAATTGGAGGCATTGCAAAGGCAAAATTCAGAACTCGAGTCAAGTTGGATGCAAGAGAAAGGGGAAAATGAGAAGCTAAGATTGGAGATCTCCGCATCAAGAAAACTTCACAGTGATTTGAAGATTGCTTACGATAATATCCTTGATGAGATCAACAGTTCTCAGGAGGAGATTGATGAGAAAGATTTGAAAAAGTTGGCTGAGGTGCAGAAGTTAACAGTAGAAAAGGAGCAGTTAAACAAGGAAATAGAACGACTTAATAAAAAGGTGACGGCGCTAAAGGAAAACAACGAAAAGatgcaaaaggaaaagaaagacgTTGAACAAAAGTTGAAGATGGTGAAGCAAAGAATGTCAGTTTTGGAAGCAGGCGCAAATACCATTGACACCATCAAAACTCTTCAGGTTGAACTCGAAGagagcaaggaaaagatcaaCGATCTTAACGCAATGTATGAAGCTGTTAAGATCGAACGCGTCAACTTGCGCTCTGAAAAAACGAAACCGATTTCGCCGAGGCCAACCAGTGCATATCTCGATTCACTAGTGCAAAAGAGTAGGATCGAAGAACATTCTTTGGCGCAACAGGACATGATAGATGCGCAAGCAAGAGCATCGCTGCTGGGACAAAAATTGAGGGTCGCAAGAAAACGACTGGAGGGATTGAAAACCTCACCATTAAATAGCACAAGTGAAGCTGACAATGGATCCACCGAAGATGGAGAAGTATCCGAGGTATTCTGTGAAGAAGTTGAAGAAATGGGACAACTTTGA